The DNA window CAGGGAGAGGAGAAAAGGCCCACAGGCTGCGCTGCCCTGCCTGTATGAGAGGACGAGATACCCACAGGGGCAGTGCACGGCGGACCACACGAGAAGGCCCACCCACACATGCCCAGCAAAGAGTGACGTGGCGCACAGTGGGTAGGGTAGGGTAGTGTGGTGTAGGGCTAAGCTCtagagctctctctctcttctcatcCACAGGTTGGGTTCTCTCTCTACCCACTGGCCGCTGCACTGGACCCCATCAGTATTGGAGGAGGAGTCCTACCAGGCACGGTCACACGGACATTCCACGCTCCATTCTCCCAAAGCCATGGCTCACCAATCATGACAGTCGATGGTACACTGCCCCTAAACACAGGGGACATGACATGGTCGTCGTGTGGGTTCCGATGCAATGCAACTGCCACCTTTGATGTATTCTGGCATGCATGGTAGCTGGCTAGTACCAGACACGgaagcgagagcagcagcagcagcatgcgcGTGCATGTTTCATCGACGCAATGCAGCTACAAATACAATACAGCCTGAACGAGGCTGCAAATCTGCAACGGCATCAAAAATTTTGGAACACAGAGGGCCTGCCTGGTTGTCGCCTCTTCGTCTTATTTTCTAAGATAAGAAGAAATGCTCGCCTCTTTATCTAGCACTAGTGTTAGCGTGTACAGAAACATACAGACTGcagagctatatatatatatatatatatatatatatatatatatatatatatatatatatatatataactactatcctatagctggctacaaaataacttattctgtagccactttgagttacaataattactatgttaatttacgagattatagtaactccttacaaagtagtttactataacgttatggtaaatatccccatatgttatagtaacccaattatcgtaaatatgtattgacattatggtaaattagtatataaaattatggtaaatgaaggtggctacagaataacttattttgtagccggctactgaatagcctctccctatatatatatatatatatatatatatatatatatatatacacacacacacacacacacacacacacacgactACACCTGTAGTATACTGCTAACGCGCTAGGAATTACCAGCCGTAGACCGGGTTCTGTACCTGGGGCGGCGGGAGGTGGAGGTCCAAGCTATGCTGCTTGTTGTAGTTCCGGGTTCCGGGGACGGCGCCGGTCGACAGCCTCAGGAGCTCGCTGCCGGTGAAGCAGTAATGCACGAACGCCAGGCCGCCGTCCACGACGTCCGACATGTTGGGCGCCGAGGCGGATCTCCTCATCCTTGTGCTCGCACTGCTCTTGCCGGATTCGGTGGTGACGGAGCCGGCACATTCGCTGCTGTCGCTGTTCAGGACCTTGTCGAGCTCGGAGTGCTCCATGAACCGTTGGGTAGCGGCCTCCCAGGACAGGTTGTACCGCTGCTCGGCGGTCAGGGGCTGCGGGTCGCGGGTCATGGCTTCCTTCACTCTGGCGACGAAGTCCTCGGATGTTTTGTAGGTCAGGCAGTTGGGGAATGACCGGAAGAAGTCGTTGGACGGGTGGTCGGCGCACACCACGAACTTGCCCATTGCTAGTGCCTCCGCAGTCGCGGTGCAGAGGACGTCGCTGATGCTCGGGTTTATGAAAAGCTTGTACCTAAAAATAGAACAGGGCAGACATTCAAATCGACAAGAGAATAAAATGATATAGCATCATCACATATAGGCAGGGAATGTCTAAAAAAGGCAACTGAGTAGTTCTGGTCTTTTACCCATGAAGAGAATCATCCGCGTGGTCCCGGCCTTTATGAAAGTTGAGGTTCAGATTCAACTTCCTGGCAGCCGATTGCACCTCGTGTGAATCCTCACCGTTTCCATAGATGTCCAGCTTGAAGCCTTCCAAGTCACTCTTGTGCTTCGCGaacaaatctatcaactctcTGTAACCCTTGGCCCAGACCATCTTCCCCAGAAAATAAGCTCCTTTAGAGAAGGATTGCTGGCCAGACTCCTGCTCTGCTGCTATTCTCTCTCCGACCTCCAGAAACTTGGGGTTGACACCATGCACATTGCAGATCATTGACTTGGGCAGATCTTGAGTAGCACCTGACAACCGCAAGATCTACATAGCATAGACACCATCAGCCCACAAACAAATATACAGCTTGTAATATAGTCTACAACCACACATCAAGCCGATGGCTCAAACATCAGAGGAATAACATAATTTGTTAAGTACCTTATGGCAATAAGCTCTGGCGACCATGTTATTAATGTGCTTAACGAAAAAGGCCTGAATAGCACCATTCTTCTCCCTCTTGATGTACTCCAAATAATTTGTATGCACTACACCGACGACATGATTGAATTTGTCTGTCCAACGTTTCCCATGATGATACCAGTTGAGGTGCTCGGGCTCTTCCAAGATTGCAATATCAGCTTCCTTTGATGGTATAAACTGTGAGGTGTCCCCAGCAGGAATTATGCTTCTCCTTTCCTTCTGAAACTGTTGTTGGAAAAAAATCACGACTACATGAGCTATGCACATAGTGTTGAAATATTGTGCTGAAAAAGGAAAAGTTACCTTTCCGGGATAAAATGATATTTTGAAGTCTGTCTTGAAACCAACTCTTTCCTCCAGCCAATTCCTCATGTAAGTTTCTTGCTCTTGTGGTGAATTAAAAGTCATGCTATTGGGGTACACAAGTTCTTGATCCGACTTACAAAGCCAGGGCACTACCAAAGTTACATCTTGCTTGGAAGATTTAGCCAAGTATGCAGCTCGAAACAAAGGATTCACAGCTGTTCCAGTCATCCAGGGAAGACTGGCAGTGGTGACTATGGCAACATGTCTCTTGCCAGATATGTCTGACTTATGCCCATCACTCCAAAATCCACCTTCATAATGGTGTCCTGTACTCTGTAGGACACTAGCTATTCTTAGGTCGAGTTCATCCCCAACATTTTCATTTCTCAATGAAGATGGTTCACTTGCTGACAAAAACCTATATGCAGGGTGGTCCTTGCGCTTGCTGCATAGAGACTCCACCAACTTGTCACATACATCTAAAGCAGATGAGAAAGAATAATCAGCTCAATGCAAGCTAAACATTATAGCTATTGTAAACAAAAATTAAGCATCTTACCTCTTTTTATACCAAGTTGGTCGAATAGTGGTACAGATTGCTTTACAAAATAAGCAAGAAGTTCTCCTAAGTCCAGTGGTGGAACATCCTGCACAACAGCGATACTAGTTATGAAAATGCAAAAGTGGACAAGATTGATTAGACTGTGTTCTAACAAGATGAAATGTTCATCTTTTGCTTAATAAGGATTTACAAAGATATACAGAAGAGATCAGGTGTACCAGGATTTCAGAAAATGTTACATAGTGACCATATTACTATACATAAGTAATGTATTGAAAGCAACATTtaacataatgatttttatttAGATTGAACATTCTTGCAAAAGTCACTGTCAGAAGTCAGTAATTAAA is part of the Miscanthus floridulus cultivar M001 chromosome 9, ASM1932011v1, whole genome shotgun sequence genome and encodes:
- the LOC136483277 gene encoding digalactosyldiacylglycerol synthase 1, chloroplastic-like, which encodes MASFGVDTRPAAAASGGGGGVAGTTGEGALSFLSRGLREDLRLIRARAGELETFLSAPVPEPELFARLRRAYSSSASSARTRLDLSAFGKAFEADAWRGARATRWRWEEEAEEWEPVRMVKARLRELERRRQAQSPSDMLHKLKLSLKSMTFAPEASEDVPPLDLGELLAYFVKQSVPLFDQLGIKRDVCDKLVESLCSKRKDHPAYRFLSASEPSSLRNENVGDELDLRIASVLQSTGHHYEGGFWSDGHKSDISGKRHVAIVTTASLPWMTGTAVNPLFRAAYLAKSSKQDVTLVVPWLCKSDQELVYPNSMTFNSPQEQETYMRNWLEERVGFKTDFKISFYPGKFQKERRSIIPAGDTSQFIPSKEADIAILEEPEHLNWYHHGKRWTDKFNHVVGVVHTNYLEYIKREKNGAIQAFFVKHINNMVARAYCHKILRLSGATQDLPKSMICNVHGVNPKFLEVGERIAAEQESGQQSFSKGAYFLGKMVWAKGYRELIDLFAKHKSDLEGFKLDIYGNGEDSHEVQSAARKLNLNLNFHKGRDHADDSLHGYKLFINPSISDVLCTATAEALAMGKFVVCADHPSNDFFRSFPNCLTYKTSEDFVARVKEAMTRDPQPLTAEQRYNLSWEAATQRFMEHSELDKVLNSDSSECAGSVTTESGKSSASTRMRRSASAPNMSDVVDGGLAFVHYCFTGSELLRLSTGAVPGTRNYNKQHSLDLHLPPPQVQNPVYGW